In Scylla paramamosain isolate STU-SP2022 chromosome 31, ASM3559412v1, whole genome shotgun sequence, one DNA window encodes the following:
- the LOC135088809 gene encoding glucose-induced degradation protein 4 homolog → MPVKTEMASLDPPPPANSGQPGVTRSLLYNGSRFQGHQKSKGQSYDVEVVLQHVDEANSYLCGYLKIKGLTEEYPTLTTFFDGEIISEKYPFLTRKWDADEEVDKKHWGKFPPFYQYTKTFNSDTFDYSVLKDSEHVFMRWKEHFLVPDHTVKDINGASFAGFYYICFQKSAATIDGYYYHRTSEWYQSLNLTHVPEHSVQIYEFR, encoded by the exons ATGCCTGTCAAAACGGAGATGGCTTCCCTGGACCCTCCGCCCCCAGCTAACTCAGGGCAACCAGGAGTGACACGTAGCCTCTTATATAATGGCTCAAGATTTCAGGGACACCAAAAATCCAAGGGGCAGTCTTATGATGTCGAAGTTGTATTGCAG caTGTGGATGAAGCAAACTCCTACCTGTGTGGCTACCTCAAGATCAAAGGGCTTACTGAAGAGTACCCAACACTAACTACTTTCTTCGACGGTGAAATTATAAGTGAAAAATATCCATTTCTCACCAGGAAATGGGACGCAGATGAAGAAGTCGATAAAAAGCACTGG GGTAAATTTCCCCCCTTCTACCAGTACACCAAAACCTTCAACTCCGACACGTTTGACTACTCAGTCTTGAAGGACTCAGAACACGTGTTTATGAGGTGGAAGGAGCACTTCCTCGTGCCAGATCACACTGTCAAGGACATCAATGGGGCGTCCTTTGCTGGCTTCTATTACATATGCTTTCAGAAGAGTGCGGCAACTATTGACGGTTACTATTATCACCGTACTTCAGAATG